In Melopsittacus undulatus isolate bMelUnd1 chromosome 6, bMelUnd1.mat.Z, whole genome shotgun sequence, the following proteins share a genomic window:
- the RAVER2 gene encoding ribonucleoprotein PTB-binding 2 isoform X4: MAAAAERGAELPAEPPRGVRPPLAPEEVAKRLESTRRELSNRRKILLRNLPAESSSQEIHELFKDYEIKYCYVDRNKRTAFVTLLNGEQAQNAIRKYHQYSLRGKEISVQLQPTDALLCITNLPTSFTLEEFEELVRAYGNVERCFLVYSEVTGHSKGYGFVEYMKKDSAAKARLELLGKQLEENTLFAQWMDVNQLTTNLIHSKCLCVEKFQKDCADSKELIQAFSVKYKPVFCQFAQDEDSNIGDFAVVEYESAEQAEKVQELTDGMSIKGQRVQVSYCAPGAPGRSTLAALIAAQRMMRNNRKGLLPEPNPVQIMKSFNNPAMLQMLLQPQLRGHAVKPVLGASAGLPHLINSAVGPPFLQLNKVHQGSLLGSASNLLLQSPAQIPLPQQQLMKIENIQANSKPGLLGEPPTMLLQTVLGLGVMPSVSSSLGTRGEALKSATAGMGMLPFFPNQHIVGQAMPGQNNAPDKPAPTEAVVSGSQPYHQTLTNLSAGALRAGHAKQQNQLKSTDANLGTPLKKQTSLLGDPPKEIRLSTNPYLNLASVLPGICLPAIASKASSPPQQTGLSNTIVDAAVSQGTASQHAMENYLNYSQQHGEYTQVAPARSEKRGSSYLLSPPEPSPVEFLAQQTQGSAVRYAESSLKKKRVY, encoded by the exons ATGGCGGCAGCAGCCGAGCGCGGCGCGGAGCTGCCCGCGGAGCCCCCGCGGGGGGTTCGGCCGCCGCTGGCCCCCGAGGAGGTGGCGAAGCGCTTGGAGAGCACCCGGCGGGAGCTGAGCAACAGGCGCAAGATCCTGCTGAGGAACCTGCCGGCCGAGAGCAGCAGCCAG gaaaTCCATGAGTTATTTAAAGATTATGAAATCAAGTATTGTTACGtggacagaaataaaagaacag CATTCGTCACTCTGCTGAATGGAGAGCAGGCACAAAACGCCATTCGGAAGTATCACCAGTATTCTCTTCGGGGAAAAGAGATATCAGTGCAACTCCAGCCAACAGATGCTTTGCTGTGCATTACCAATTTACCCACTTCATTTACATTGGAAGAGTTTGAAGAACTTGTGCGTGCCTATGGCAATGTTGAGAGGTGTTTCTTGGTCTATAGCGAAGTTACTGGCCATTCCAAGGGCTACGGCTTTGTGGAATACATGAAGAAGGACTCTGCTGCCAAGGCCAGACTGGAACTTCTGGGGAAGCAGTTGGAGGAGAACACTCTCTTTGCGCAGTGGATGGACGTGAACCAGCTCACCACAAATCTTATTCACTCCAAGTGCCTTTGTGTGGAGAAATTTCAGAAAGACTGTGCTGACTCCAAAGAACTGATCCAAGCTTTCTCCGTGAAGTATAAACCTGTGTTCTGCCAG TTTGCTCAGGATGAAGACAGTAACATCGGTGACTTTGCGGTGGTGGAGTATGAAAGTGCAGAGCAGGCTGAGAAGGTACAAGAACTCACTGATGGAATGAGTATCAAAGGACAGAGAGTGCAGGTGTCCTACTGTGCTCCGGGAGCCCCAGGCAGAAGCACATTGGCAGCACTTATAGCAGCACAAAGGATG ATGAGGAACAACAGGAAGGGCTTGCTTCCGGAGCCAAATCCAGTGCAGATTATGAAAAGTTTTAATAACCCAGCAAtgttgcaaatgctgctgcagccccagttGCGTGGACATGCTGTTAAACCTG TTCTTGGAGCATCTGCAGGTTTACCTCACCTTATAAATTCAGCAGTTGGGCCACCTTTTTTGCAGCTGAATAAAGTTCATCAG GGTTCACTCCTGGGGAGTGCATCTAACTTACTGCTGCAAAGCCCTGCTCAGATAccactgccacagcagcagctgatgaaGATAGAAAACATTCAGGCTAATAGT AAACCGGGTTTGCTGGGAGAACCTCCAACAATGCTCCTACAGACCGTACTGGGACTAGGGGTAATGCCGTCAGTGAGTTCAAGCCTGGGAACCCGTGGAGAAGCTCTGAAGT cagcaacagcagggaTGGGCATGCTGCCATTCTTCCCGAATCAGCACATTGTTGGACAAGCTATGCCAGGGCAAAATAATGCTCCAGATAAACCAGCGCCTACCGAAGCGGTTGTCTCGGGATCACAGCCCTATCATCAGACCTTAACAAATCTTTCTGCGGGAGCTTTGAGGGCTGGCCAtgccaaacaacaaaatcaacTAAAAAGTACTGATGCAAATTTGGGG ACTCCCTTGAAAAAACAGACTTCACTACTAGGAGACCCACCAAAAGAAATCCGTCTTAGTACCAACCCCTACTTGAACTTGGCAAGTGTGTTGCCTGGTATATGTCTTCCAG CAATTGCCAGCAAAGCCTCCAGTCCACCACAGCAGACTGGGCTTTCAAACACCATCGTGGATGCTGCTGTGTCTCAGGGAACTGCATCACAACATGCAATGGAAAACTATTTGAATTACTCtcagcagcatggggaataCACACAG GTGGCTCCAGCGAGAAGTGAGAAGCGAGGCTCCTCGTACCTGCTGTCCCCCCCTGAGCCCAGCCCCGTGGAGTTCCTTGCCCAGCAGACTCAGGGCTCCGCAGTGCGTTACGCTGAGTCCTCGCTGAAGAAGAAGCGCGTCTATTGA
- the RAVER2 gene encoding ribonucleoprotein PTB-binding 2 isoform X3 — protein MAAAAERGAELPAEPPRGVRPPLAPEEVAKRLESTRRELSNRRKILLRNLPAESSSQEIHELFKDYEIKYCYVDRNKRTAFVTLLNGEQAQNAIRKYHQYSLRGKEISVQLQPTDALLCITNLPTSFTLEEFEELVRAYGNVERCFLVYSEVTGHSKGYGFVEYMKKDSAAKARLELLGKQLEENTLFAQWMDVNQLTTNLIHSKCLCVEKFQKDCADSKELIQAFSVKYKPVFCQFAQDEDSNIGDFAVVEYESAEQAEKVQELTDGMSIKGQRVQVSYCAPGAPGRSTLAALIAAQRMMRNNRKGLLPEPNPVQIMKSFNNPAMLQMLLQPQLRGHAVKPAVLGASAGLPHLINSAVGPPFLQLNKVHQGSLLGSASNLLLQSPAQIPLPQQQLMKIENIQANSKPGLLGEPPTMLLQTVLGLGVMPSVSSSLGTRGEALKSATAGMGMLPFFPNQHIVGQAMPGQNNAPDKPAPTEAVVSGSQPYHQTLTNLSAGALRAGHAKQQNQLKSTDANLGTPLKKQTSLLGDPPKEIRLSTNPYLNLASVLPGICLPAIASKASSPPQQTGLSNTIVDAAVSQGTASQHAMENYLNYSQQHGEYTQVAPARSEKRGSSYLLSPPEPSPVEFLAQQTQGSAVRYAESSLKKKRVY, from the exons ATGGCGGCAGCAGCCGAGCGCGGCGCGGAGCTGCCCGCGGAGCCCCCGCGGGGGGTTCGGCCGCCGCTGGCCCCCGAGGAGGTGGCGAAGCGCTTGGAGAGCACCCGGCGGGAGCTGAGCAACAGGCGCAAGATCCTGCTGAGGAACCTGCCGGCCGAGAGCAGCAGCCAG gaaaTCCATGAGTTATTTAAAGATTATGAAATCAAGTATTGTTACGtggacagaaataaaagaacag CATTCGTCACTCTGCTGAATGGAGAGCAGGCACAAAACGCCATTCGGAAGTATCACCAGTATTCTCTTCGGGGAAAAGAGATATCAGTGCAACTCCAGCCAACAGATGCTTTGCTGTGCATTACCAATTTACCCACTTCATTTACATTGGAAGAGTTTGAAGAACTTGTGCGTGCCTATGGCAATGTTGAGAGGTGTTTCTTGGTCTATAGCGAAGTTACTGGCCATTCCAAGGGCTACGGCTTTGTGGAATACATGAAGAAGGACTCTGCTGCCAAGGCCAGACTGGAACTTCTGGGGAAGCAGTTGGAGGAGAACACTCTCTTTGCGCAGTGGATGGACGTGAACCAGCTCACCACAAATCTTATTCACTCCAAGTGCCTTTGTGTGGAGAAATTTCAGAAAGACTGTGCTGACTCCAAAGAACTGATCCAAGCTTTCTCCGTGAAGTATAAACCTGTGTTCTGCCAG TTTGCTCAGGATGAAGACAGTAACATCGGTGACTTTGCGGTGGTGGAGTATGAAAGTGCAGAGCAGGCTGAGAAGGTACAAGAACTCACTGATGGAATGAGTATCAAAGGACAGAGAGTGCAGGTGTCCTACTGTGCTCCGGGAGCCCCAGGCAGAAGCACATTGGCAGCACTTATAGCAGCACAAAGGATG ATGAGGAACAACAGGAAGGGCTTGCTTCCGGAGCCAAATCCAGTGCAGATTATGAAAAGTTTTAATAACCCAGCAAtgttgcaaatgctgctgcagccccagttGCGTGGACATGCTGTTAAACCTG CAGTTCTTGGAGCATCTGCAGGTTTACCTCACCTTATAAATTCAGCAGTTGGGCCACCTTTTTTGCAGCTGAATAAAGTTCATCAG GGTTCACTCCTGGGGAGTGCATCTAACTTACTGCTGCAAAGCCCTGCTCAGATAccactgccacagcagcagctgatgaaGATAGAAAACATTCAGGCTAATAGT AAACCGGGTTTGCTGGGAGAACCTCCAACAATGCTCCTACAGACCGTACTGGGACTAGGGGTAATGCCGTCAGTGAGTTCAAGCCTGGGAACCCGTGGAGAAGCTCTGAAGT cagcaacagcagggaTGGGCATGCTGCCATTCTTCCCGAATCAGCACATTGTTGGACAAGCTATGCCAGGGCAAAATAATGCTCCAGATAAACCAGCGCCTACCGAAGCGGTTGTCTCGGGATCACAGCCCTATCATCAGACCTTAACAAATCTTTCTGCGGGAGCTTTGAGGGCTGGCCAtgccaaacaacaaaatcaacTAAAAAGTACTGATGCAAATTTGGGG ACTCCCTTGAAAAAACAGACTTCACTACTAGGAGACCCACCAAAAGAAATCCGTCTTAGTACCAACCCCTACTTGAACTTGGCAAGTGTGTTGCCTGGTATATGTCTTCCAG CAATTGCCAGCAAAGCCTCCAGTCCACCACAGCAGACTGGGCTTTCAAACACCATCGTGGATGCTGCTGTGTCTCAGGGAACTGCATCACAACATGCAATGGAAAACTATTTGAATTACTCtcagcagcatggggaataCACACAG GTGGCTCCAGCGAGAAGTGAGAAGCGAGGCTCCTCGTACCTGCTGTCCCCCCCTGAGCCCAGCCCCGTGGAGTTCCTTGCCCAGCAGACTCAGGGCTCCGCAGTGCGTTACGCTGAGTCCTCGCTGAAGAAGAAGCGCGTCTATTGA
- the RAVER2 gene encoding ribonucleoprotein PTB-binding 2 isoform X2 gives MAAAAERGAELPAEPPRGVRPPLAPEEVAKRLESTRRELSNRRKILLRNLPAESSSQEIHELFKDYEIKYCYVDRNKRTAFVTLLNGEQAQNAIRKYHQYSLRGKEISVQLQPTDALLCITNLPTSFTLEEFEELVRAYGNVERCFLVYSEVTGHSKGYGFVEYMKKDSAAKARLELLGKQLEENTLFAQWMDVNQLTTNLIHSKCLCVEKFQKDCADSKELIQAFSVKYKPVFCQFAQDEDSNIGDFAVVEYESAEQAEKVQELTDGMSIKGQRVQVSYCAPGAPGRSTLAALIAAQRMMRNNRKGLLPEPNPVQIMKSFNNPAMLQMLLQPQLRGHAVKPVLGASAGLPHLINSAVGPPFLQLNKVHQGSLLGSASNLLLQSPAQIPLPQQQLMKIENIQANSKPGLLGEPPTMLLQTVLGLGVMPSVSSSLGTRGEALKSAATAGMGMLPFFPNQHIVGQAMPGQNNAPDKPAPTEAVVSGSQPYHQTLTNLSAGALRAGHAKQQNQLKSTDANLGTPLKKQTSLLGDPPKEIRLSTNPYLNLASVLPGICLPAIASKASSPPQQTGLSNTIVDAAVSQGTASQHAMENYLNYSQQHGEYTQVAPARSEKRGSSYLLSPPEPSPVEFLAQQTQGSAVRYAESSLKKKRVY, from the exons ATGGCGGCAGCAGCCGAGCGCGGCGCGGAGCTGCCCGCGGAGCCCCCGCGGGGGGTTCGGCCGCCGCTGGCCCCCGAGGAGGTGGCGAAGCGCTTGGAGAGCACCCGGCGGGAGCTGAGCAACAGGCGCAAGATCCTGCTGAGGAACCTGCCGGCCGAGAGCAGCAGCCAG gaaaTCCATGAGTTATTTAAAGATTATGAAATCAAGTATTGTTACGtggacagaaataaaagaacag CATTCGTCACTCTGCTGAATGGAGAGCAGGCACAAAACGCCATTCGGAAGTATCACCAGTATTCTCTTCGGGGAAAAGAGATATCAGTGCAACTCCAGCCAACAGATGCTTTGCTGTGCATTACCAATTTACCCACTTCATTTACATTGGAAGAGTTTGAAGAACTTGTGCGTGCCTATGGCAATGTTGAGAGGTGTTTCTTGGTCTATAGCGAAGTTACTGGCCATTCCAAGGGCTACGGCTTTGTGGAATACATGAAGAAGGACTCTGCTGCCAAGGCCAGACTGGAACTTCTGGGGAAGCAGTTGGAGGAGAACACTCTCTTTGCGCAGTGGATGGACGTGAACCAGCTCACCACAAATCTTATTCACTCCAAGTGCCTTTGTGTGGAGAAATTTCAGAAAGACTGTGCTGACTCCAAAGAACTGATCCAAGCTTTCTCCGTGAAGTATAAACCTGTGTTCTGCCAG TTTGCTCAGGATGAAGACAGTAACATCGGTGACTTTGCGGTGGTGGAGTATGAAAGTGCAGAGCAGGCTGAGAAGGTACAAGAACTCACTGATGGAATGAGTATCAAAGGACAGAGAGTGCAGGTGTCCTACTGTGCTCCGGGAGCCCCAGGCAGAAGCACATTGGCAGCACTTATAGCAGCACAAAGGATG ATGAGGAACAACAGGAAGGGCTTGCTTCCGGAGCCAAATCCAGTGCAGATTATGAAAAGTTTTAATAACCCAGCAAtgttgcaaatgctgctgcagccccagttGCGTGGACATGCTGTTAAACCTG TTCTTGGAGCATCTGCAGGTTTACCTCACCTTATAAATTCAGCAGTTGGGCCACCTTTTTTGCAGCTGAATAAAGTTCATCAG GGTTCACTCCTGGGGAGTGCATCTAACTTACTGCTGCAAAGCCCTGCTCAGATAccactgccacagcagcagctgatgaaGATAGAAAACATTCAGGCTAATAGT AAACCGGGTTTGCTGGGAGAACCTCCAACAATGCTCCTACAGACCGTACTGGGACTAGGGGTAATGCCGTCAGTGAGTTCAAGCCTGGGAACCCGTGGAGAAGCTCTGAAGT cagcagcaacagcagggaTGGGCATGCTGCCATTCTTCCCGAATCAGCACATTGTTGGACAAGCTATGCCAGGGCAAAATAATGCTCCAGATAAACCAGCGCCTACCGAAGCGGTTGTCTCGGGATCACAGCCCTATCATCAGACCTTAACAAATCTTTCTGCGGGAGCTTTGAGGGCTGGCCAtgccaaacaacaaaatcaacTAAAAAGTACTGATGCAAATTTGGGG ACTCCCTTGAAAAAACAGACTTCACTACTAGGAGACCCACCAAAAGAAATCCGTCTTAGTACCAACCCCTACTTGAACTTGGCAAGTGTGTTGCCTGGTATATGTCTTCCAG CAATTGCCAGCAAAGCCTCCAGTCCACCACAGCAGACTGGGCTTTCAAACACCATCGTGGATGCTGCTGTGTCTCAGGGAACTGCATCACAACATGCAATGGAAAACTATTTGAATTACTCtcagcagcatggggaataCACACAG GTGGCTCCAGCGAGAAGTGAGAAGCGAGGCTCCTCGTACCTGCTGTCCCCCCCTGAGCCCAGCCCCGTGGAGTTCCTTGCCCAGCAGACTCAGGGCTCCGCAGTGCGTTACGCTGAGTCCTCGCTGAAGAAGAAGCGCGTCTATTGA
- the RAVER2 gene encoding ribonucleoprotein PTB-binding 2 isoform X1, with translation MAAAAERGAELPAEPPRGVRPPLAPEEVAKRLESTRRELSNRRKILLRNLPAESSSQEIHELFKDYEIKYCYVDRNKRTAFVTLLNGEQAQNAIRKYHQYSLRGKEISVQLQPTDALLCITNLPTSFTLEEFEELVRAYGNVERCFLVYSEVTGHSKGYGFVEYMKKDSAAKARLELLGKQLEENTLFAQWMDVNQLTTNLIHSKCLCVEKFQKDCADSKELIQAFSVKYKPVFCQFAQDEDSNIGDFAVVEYESAEQAEKVQELTDGMSIKGQRVQVSYCAPGAPGRSTLAALIAAQRMMRNNRKGLLPEPNPVQIMKSFNNPAMLQMLLQPQLRGHAVKPAVLGASAGLPHLINSAVGPPFLQLNKVHQGSLLGSASNLLLQSPAQIPLPQQQLMKIENIQANSKPGLLGEPPTMLLQTVLGLGVMPSVSSSLGTRGEALKSAATAGMGMLPFFPNQHIVGQAMPGQNNAPDKPAPTEAVVSGSQPYHQTLTNLSAGALRAGHAKQQNQLKSTDANLGTPLKKQTSLLGDPPKEIRLSTNPYLNLASVLPGICLPAIASKASSPPQQTGLSNTIVDAAVSQGTASQHAMENYLNYSQQHGEYTQVAPARSEKRGSSYLLSPPEPSPVEFLAQQTQGSAVRYAESSLKKKRVY, from the exons ATGGCGGCAGCAGCCGAGCGCGGCGCGGAGCTGCCCGCGGAGCCCCCGCGGGGGGTTCGGCCGCCGCTGGCCCCCGAGGAGGTGGCGAAGCGCTTGGAGAGCACCCGGCGGGAGCTGAGCAACAGGCGCAAGATCCTGCTGAGGAACCTGCCGGCCGAGAGCAGCAGCCAG gaaaTCCATGAGTTATTTAAAGATTATGAAATCAAGTATTGTTACGtggacagaaataaaagaacag CATTCGTCACTCTGCTGAATGGAGAGCAGGCACAAAACGCCATTCGGAAGTATCACCAGTATTCTCTTCGGGGAAAAGAGATATCAGTGCAACTCCAGCCAACAGATGCTTTGCTGTGCATTACCAATTTACCCACTTCATTTACATTGGAAGAGTTTGAAGAACTTGTGCGTGCCTATGGCAATGTTGAGAGGTGTTTCTTGGTCTATAGCGAAGTTACTGGCCATTCCAAGGGCTACGGCTTTGTGGAATACATGAAGAAGGACTCTGCTGCCAAGGCCAGACTGGAACTTCTGGGGAAGCAGTTGGAGGAGAACACTCTCTTTGCGCAGTGGATGGACGTGAACCAGCTCACCACAAATCTTATTCACTCCAAGTGCCTTTGTGTGGAGAAATTTCAGAAAGACTGTGCTGACTCCAAAGAACTGATCCAAGCTTTCTCCGTGAAGTATAAACCTGTGTTCTGCCAG TTTGCTCAGGATGAAGACAGTAACATCGGTGACTTTGCGGTGGTGGAGTATGAAAGTGCAGAGCAGGCTGAGAAGGTACAAGAACTCACTGATGGAATGAGTATCAAAGGACAGAGAGTGCAGGTGTCCTACTGTGCTCCGGGAGCCCCAGGCAGAAGCACATTGGCAGCACTTATAGCAGCACAAAGGATG ATGAGGAACAACAGGAAGGGCTTGCTTCCGGAGCCAAATCCAGTGCAGATTATGAAAAGTTTTAATAACCCAGCAAtgttgcaaatgctgctgcagccccagttGCGTGGACATGCTGTTAAACCTG CAGTTCTTGGAGCATCTGCAGGTTTACCTCACCTTATAAATTCAGCAGTTGGGCCACCTTTTTTGCAGCTGAATAAAGTTCATCAG GGTTCACTCCTGGGGAGTGCATCTAACTTACTGCTGCAAAGCCCTGCTCAGATAccactgccacagcagcagctgatgaaGATAGAAAACATTCAGGCTAATAGT AAACCGGGTTTGCTGGGAGAACCTCCAACAATGCTCCTACAGACCGTACTGGGACTAGGGGTAATGCCGTCAGTGAGTTCAAGCCTGGGAACCCGTGGAGAAGCTCTGAAGT cagcagcaacagcagggaTGGGCATGCTGCCATTCTTCCCGAATCAGCACATTGTTGGACAAGCTATGCCAGGGCAAAATAATGCTCCAGATAAACCAGCGCCTACCGAAGCGGTTGTCTCGGGATCACAGCCCTATCATCAGACCTTAACAAATCTTTCTGCGGGAGCTTTGAGGGCTGGCCAtgccaaacaacaaaatcaacTAAAAAGTACTGATGCAAATTTGGGG ACTCCCTTGAAAAAACAGACTTCACTACTAGGAGACCCACCAAAAGAAATCCGTCTTAGTACCAACCCCTACTTGAACTTGGCAAGTGTGTTGCCTGGTATATGTCTTCCAG CAATTGCCAGCAAAGCCTCCAGTCCACCACAGCAGACTGGGCTTTCAAACACCATCGTGGATGCTGCTGTGTCTCAGGGAACTGCATCACAACATGCAATGGAAAACTATTTGAATTACTCtcagcagcatggggaataCACACAG GTGGCTCCAGCGAGAAGTGAGAAGCGAGGCTCCTCGTACCTGCTGTCCCCCCCTGAGCCCAGCCCCGTGGAGTTCCTTGCCCAGCAGACTCAGGGCTCCGCAGTGCGTTACGCTGAGTCCTCGCTGAAGAAGAAGCGCGTCTATTGA